Proteins found in one Victivallis lenta genomic segment:
- a CDS encoding DUF2924 domain-containing protein: MDMKENFKRENVRRQLMELQTLEMPELTAKWRDLFQREPPEYGVVFMRRRLACRIQELMYGGVAEETMRRIGRVNTKISRRNSGLRPGTQIKRVWNGAEYVVAAVENGYEYDGRIFKTLSAVAKIITGANWNGNRFFGFTKEVKRG, translated from the coding sequence ATGGATATGAAAGAGAACTTCAAACGGGAAAACGTCCGGCGACAGCTGATGGAATTGCAGACGCTGGAAATGCCGGAGCTGACGGCAAAATGGCGCGATTTATTTCAGCGCGAGCCGCCGGAGTATGGCGTGGTTTTTATGCGCCGGCGGTTGGCTTGCCGGATTCAGGAACTGATGTATGGCGGCGTAGCCGAGGAAACGATGCGGCGCATCGGTCGGGTCAACACGAAGATTTCCCGGCGCAATTCCGGATTGCGGCCCGGCACGCAGATCAAGCGCGTTTGGAATGGCGCGGAATATGTCGTTGCGGCGGTCGAAAACGGCTATGAATATGACGGGCGGATTTTCAAGACGCTCTCCGCCGTGGCGAAAATCATCACCGGAGCCAATTGGAACGGCAACCGTTTCTTCGGGTTCACCAAGGAGGTCAAACGTGGCTGA
- a CDS encoding AraC family transcriptional regulator: protein MESLYGNEWKDRLEDRLTPEQAAALAEVLAAPDPLVLNISQWHCTTGWQVPPRRIGDSLILIVKSGRVQVRIEDGEAILESGGCALIPENALHCYELAPGCEACTNYVLHLLPLQLQAEHLFSGFSSLFRKLRHPEAFFEQLELGIALRNSSRQRSAAFVGSLIRILEREAILAGEFRGRGEGGIDPRIGRALEFIYRNHTAALSVADIAATAGLKEVQFRRVFLRVTGMTPAVYLHRQRLLHAVRLLLRGSAGVREIAEQSGFQSASYFCSSFRKFYRVSPEEFRRAHL, encoded by the coding sequence ATGGAAAGTCTTTACGGAAATGAATGGAAAGACAGGCTTGAAGATCGCCTGACGCCCGAACAGGCGGCGGCGCTGGCGGAAGTTCTGGCCGCGCCGGATCCGTTGGTGTTGAACATCTCCCAGTGGCATTGCACGACGGGGTGGCAGGTGCCGCCGCGGCGGATTGGCGACAGCCTGATCCTGATTGTGAAAAGCGGCAGGGTTCAAGTGAGGATTGAGGATGGGGAAGCGATCCTGGAGTCCGGCGGCTGCGCGTTGATTCCGGAGAATGCTTTGCACTGTTACGAATTGGCGCCGGGGTGCGAAGCTTGTACGAATTACGTGCTTCATTTGCTGCCGTTGCAGCTTCAGGCGGAGCATTTGTTTTCGGGATTCTCCTCATTGTTCCGCAAGCTGCGTCATCCCGAGGCGTTTTTCGAGCAGTTGGAGTTGGGGATTGCTTTGCGCAACAGTTCGCGGCAGCGTTCGGCGGCGTTTGTGGGTTCTTTGATCCGGATTCTGGAGCGCGAGGCGATTCTGGCGGGGGAGTTCCGGGGGCGGGGAGAAGGGGGAATCGATCCCCGGATCGGTCGGGCGCTTGAGTTTATTTACCGGAACCACACGGCGGCCTTGAGTGTGGCGGACATTGCGGCGACGGCGGGGCTGAAGGAGGTTCAGTTCCGGCGGGTGTTTTTGCGGGTGACGGGGATGACTCCGGCGGTGTACTTGCATCGGCAGCGGTTGCTGCATGCGGTTCGACTGCTGCTGCGCGGGTCGGCGGGGGTGCGTGAGATTGCGGAACAGTCGGGATTCCAGTCGGCAAGTTACTTTTGCAGCTCCTTCCGGAAGTTCTACCGGGTGTCGCCGGAGGAGTTCAGGAGAGCGCATTTGTAG
- a CDS encoding sialidase family protein, with translation MIQEVLTKPALVGNIHLHPGPQFTTPHRLWQGCPTIERTPGGRLLAGWYSGGMREPDMANYNLLVKSDDNGLTWTEPILVIESLFFPGLRCIDIQLWMDPDKKLWLFWTQVTGWGDPSNLCHETWAMTTIAPDADEIPWSEPFYVAKGFLRCKPTVLRDGRYLLCSYDRDSTTYNYSESSDKGTTWTRRQGGQKVPTDFDESMILEHRDGTLHLFARTGDSGFLGESFSRDGGKSWTNGSNSPIVAPGSRFYIARLKSGNILRVSNDSGTTRTNLKAFLSFDDGKSWPHSILLDNRNHVSYPDVTEDSSGNIYIVHDWSRLEEKAIFLSRLTEADIIAGGPVNADSFVGRLLNQPPRHPIFPR, from the coding sequence ATGATTCAGGAAGTTTTGACGAAACCCGCTCTCGTGGGAAATATCCACCTTCACCCCGGTCCGCAGTTTACGACGCCGCACCGTCTGTGGCAGGGCTGCCCGACCATCGAGCGCACCCCCGGCGGCCGGTTGCTCGCCGGCTGGTACTCCGGCGGCATGCGGGAACCCGATATGGCCAATTATAATCTGCTGGTCAAAAGCGACGACAACGGCCTCACCTGGACGGAACCGATCCTCGTCATCGAAAGTTTGTTCTTTCCGGGACTCCGCTGCATCGATATCCAATTGTGGATGGATCCCGACAAAAAGCTCTGGCTGTTCTGGACCCAGGTGACCGGCTGGGGTGACCCCTCAAATTTATGCCATGAAACCTGGGCGATGACCACCATCGCGCCCGACGCGGATGAAATCCCTTGGTCGGAACCGTTCTATGTGGCGAAAGGCTTCCTCCGCTGCAAACCGACGGTTCTCCGCGACGGGCGTTATCTGCTGTGTTCTTACGACCGTGATTCGACCACCTACAATTATTCCGAATCCTCCGACAAGGGAACAACCTGGACCCGGCGCCAGGGCGGGCAGAAAGTTCCGACCGACTTCGACGAGTCGATGATCCTCGAACACCGCGACGGCACGCTCCATCTTTTCGCCCGGACCGGGGATTCCGGCTTCCTCGGCGAAAGCTTCTCGCGCGACGGCGGCAAAAGCTGGACAAACGGCTCCAATAGTCCCATCGTCGCCCCCGGCAGCCGCTTCTACATCGCCCGGTTGAAATCCGGCAACATCCTGCGGGTAAGCAACGACAGCGGAACGACGCGCACCAACCTCAAAGCCTTCCTGTCCTTCGACGACGGCAAAAGTTGGCCACACTCCATTCTGCTGGACAACCGCAACCACGTTTCCTATCCGGATGTGACCGAGGATTCCAGCGGAAATATCTACATCGTTCACGACTGGAGCCGGCTGGAGGAAAAAGCGATTTTTCTGTCGCGCCTGACCGAAGCGGACATCATCGCCGGCGGCCCGGTCAACGCGGATTCCTTCGTCGGCCGTCTGCTCAACCAGCCGCCGCGCCACCCGATTTTTCCACGATAA